Proteins from one Entomospira culicis genomic window:
- a CDS encoding purple acid phosphatase family protein, whose product MRWMRMLGSLLLVLSVVSCSKSTSKSYLATVDIFGASDATKLERLDGEALIYDVDRSDPHFYRFLVTASGDKQTLRVVDEQITSIGAFKEAKTFVITPQYHHVYLQKAMPATHYLYPNAETGTLAFVAVKATGTGINFFYSNEIDDVEIPFGNAIADVPLGALLTPDGVSGEGMYEIHLRSNDPAWGEVSFAARHDMGDGFYNEGRSHTWATMFMEDSDLAGDTAVRSPKLARYSMPAMPAPVDLGDGAYLYTVDLFNYNEDNLPMLYDASKKKRAPLVVQRSINRTNGNYRMQLRSDNPALSLVMYEGKSPAQVGAFGDGSFVLTPDYAHVYFVGAIANDFISSTINPINPRITYYMSATDDGRVKLSAIKDNPLPITLFYTSPSTQVDFAITEDNGIASEMGLMQASALLPKGASAKGKHLVSITTHAIIAPASDIYFKARTEINERDSDPTTLFGIEAHDDITVALKHASFYMPPYGKAMVDRSTLWHYTPAIREHEGQVGHGAFGSAKQGNARLWQSVQTTFNGEYTRHLLRYDFSLNDAERYQSAYVDLHHRGAIRIYLNGVDLTEYQNTVQHGVSRPFNEMSQTTRFINLPSDLLKNGENSLTLELQALPNDDILYLDVKNFTLFNVPYALEPTVMLNLNIHLGVDASQRGFAWSSSSPSAGVLTYWQEGQAPMSVPATRKPMERLHGFFTNHVTLTNLETGATYYYQIAHDNGKSEALVSDIYSFKTDAMLDSFAFVSVTDAQLGKNGMVEPVAIAWHRTLDHILTKWPEASFLLSSGDQIEHPDHQNQYNLFFTHPLMTKIPISVTSGSHDKHAIYLEHFNLPGTLTPIGGSPTGGNYAFTYGKVLFMSLDTTDRTPADTSKHIQFMQDSIEKYKRENNGEEPLWKILNFHYLPYATTRYAIHPVLRALRADLSPALSVLDIDVVFNGHDHAYGRTLMLEGGYNANGGTLEDGTVGAKPIWEGYIANGKNLFAEFTKRRGQFFHHTGNAASLGFNPLYPTDYPYHAYTEQNNRPSVTLVEVTPDAITLRAYYSDVPISEASMFDSFILRKAR is encoded by the coding sequence ATGCGATGGATGCGTATGTTGGGGAGTCTTTTATTGGTGTTGAGTGTTGTTTCTTGTAGTAAATCTACGAGTAAAAGTTATCTGGCAACGGTTGATATTTTTGGCGCGAGTGATGCCACTAAATTAGAACGGCTTGACGGTGAAGCGCTAATCTATGATGTCGATCGGAGTGATCCACACTTTTATCGCTTTTTAGTAACGGCATCGGGCGATAAGCAGACGCTTCGTGTGGTGGATGAGCAAATTACCTCGATTGGCGCATTTAAAGAGGCGAAAACCTTTGTTATCACTCCCCAGTACCATCATGTCTATTTACAAAAGGCGATGCCTGCCACGCATTATCTCTACCCTAACGCGGAGACGGGAACGCTTGCTTTTGTCGCGGTTAAGGCGACAGGAACGGGGATTAATTTTTTCTATTCTAATGAAATAGACGATGTCGAAATTCCCTTTGGCAACGCGATTGCCGATGTGCCCTTAGGCGCGCTTCTTACCCCTGATGGCGTGAGTGGCGAAGGCATGTATGAAATTCATTTGCGTTCTAACGATCCAGCTTGGGGCGAGGTTAGCTTTGCCGCGCGTCATGACATGGGCGATGGTTTTTATAACGAAGGACGATCGCATACCTGGGCAACGATGTTTATGGAAGATAGCGATCTTGCGGGGGATACAGCGGTACGTTCGCCAAAACTTGCGCGTTACTCGATGCCTGCCATGCCTGCACCTGTCGATTTGGGCGATGGCGCGTATCTTTATACGGTCGATCTCTTTAATTACAATGAAGATAATTTGCCCATGTTGTATGATGCTTCCAAGAAAAAGCGTGCACCTTTGGTTGTTCAGCGATCGATTAACCGCACCAACGGGAATTATCGCATGCAGTTGCGTAGCGACAATCCTGCACTATCCCTCGTGATGTACGAAGGCAAGAGTCCAGCGCAGGTGGGTGCGTTTGGCGATGGCAGCTTTGTCCTTACGCCCGATTACGCACATGTCTACTTTGTGGGTGCTATCGCCAACGACTTTATCAGCTCCACGATTAATCCTATCAATCCACGTATCACTTATTATATGTCGGCAACCGATGATGGGCGGGTGAAACTTTCGGCGATAAAAGATAATCCTCTACCCATAACGCTCTTCTACACTAGCCCCAGCACGCAAGTCGATTTTGCTATTACGGAAGATAACGGCATAGCCAGCGAGATGGGGCTTATGCAGGCTTCTGCATTGCTCCCGAAGGGCGCATCGGCGAAGGGCAAGCACCTCGTATCGATCACTACGCATGCGATTATCGCCCCTGCTAGCGATATCTATTTTAAAGCACGCACAGAAATTAACGAGAGAGATAGCGACCCAACTACACTCTTTGGTATCGAGGCGCATGATGATATAACTGTTGCGCTCAAGCATGCGAGCTTTTATATGCCTCCATATGGCAAGGCGATGGTGGATCGTTCGACCTTGTGGCACTATACCCCTGCTATCCGTGAGCATGAAGGGCAAGTTGGGCATGGTGCATTTGGGTCGGCAAAGCAAGGCAACGCGCGCCTATGGCAGAGTGTGCAGACCACGTTTAATGGTGAGTACACACGGCATCTCTTGCGTTATGATTTTTCCCTCAACGATGCTGAACGTTACCAGTCCGCCTACGTTGATTTACACCACCGTGGCGCTATCCGTATCTATCTTAATGGTGTAGATCTTACGGAATATCAAAATACGGTACAGCATGGGGTTAGCCGCCCATTCAATGAGATGAGCCAGACGACGCGTTTTATCAACTTGCCCAGTGATTTGCTTAAAAATGGCGAGAATAGTTTAACCCTTGAGCTACAGGCGCTCCCCAATGATGATATTCTTTATCTCGATGTGAAGAATTTTACGCTCTTTAATGTTCCTTACGCGCTGGAGCCAACGGTGATGCTCAACCTAAATATCCATCTGGGTGTTGATGCTTCCCAGCGTGGGTTCGCTTGGTCTAGCAGTAGCCCTAGCGCAGGCGTTCTCACCTATTGGCAGGAGGGGCAAGCGCCGATGAGCGTGCCTGCAACGCGTAAACCGATGGAGCGTTTACATGGATTTTTTACGAACCATGTTACATTGACCAATCTCGAAACGGGGGCGACCTACTACTATCAGATAGCGCATGATAACGGTAAGTCTGAAGCGTTGGTTAGTGATATTTACTCCTTTAAAACCGACGCGATGTTAGATAGCTTTGCGTTTGTCTCGGTTACAGACGCGCAGCTGGGCAAGAATGGTATGGTCGAACCTGTAGCGATTGCTTGGCATCGCACGCTGGATCATATCTTAACTAAATGGCCTGAGGCAAGTTTTCTGTTGAGTTCTGGTGATCAAATTGAGCACCCTGATCATCAAAATCAGTATAACCTCTTTTTTACCCATCCGCTGATGACTAAGATACCGATAAGTGTTACCTCGGGTAGCCACGATAAGCACGCGATCTATTTAGAACATTTTAATCTACCTGGAACTCTCACCCCGATTGGCGGTTCGCCCACGGGGGGAAATTACGCCTTTACCTATGGCAAGGTGCTCTTCATGTCGTTAGACACCACTGATCGTACGCCTGCCGATACGTCTAAGCATATTCAGTTTATGCAAGATAGCATCGAGAAATACAAGCGCGAAAATAATGGCGAAGAACCACTATGGAAGATTCTTAACTTTCACTATCTGCCTTATGCTACCACCCGTTATGCCATTCACCCTGTGTTACGAGCGCTACGTGCGGATTTATCACCTGCCCTCTCGGTGCTAGATATTGATGTGGTCTTTAACGGACACGATCATGCCTATGGTCGCACCTTGATGTTGGAAGGAGGCTACAACGCCAACGGGGGTACGCTGGAGGACGGTACGGTTGGCGCAAAACCGATTTGGGAGGGATATATTGCCAATGGAAAGAATCTCTTTGCCGAATTTACCAAGCGACGCGGACAATTTTTCCATCACACAGGGAATGCTGCCTCGTTGGGCTTTAATCCGCTCTACCCCACCGACTACCCCTATCACGCCTACACCGAGCAGAATAATCGGCCATCGGTAACACTGGTGGAGGTAACGCCAGATGCGATCACCTTGCGCGCTTATTATAGCGATGTACCGATTAGCGAAGCCTCAATGTTTGATTCCTTTATTCTCCGTAAAGCACGTTGA
- the msrA gene encoding peptide-methionine (S)-S-oxide reductase MsrA — protein sequence MEQQAYLACGCFWGSQALFDQLAGVMQTEVGYMGDNEEQAHYDIVKYGTTAHKETLKVTYNADQISYEAILKYFFEIHDFSQEDGQGPDIGEQYKSVIFYQNETEHATAQAIINLLKKHKYHVATQLSPAMPFYRAEEYHQKYYAKHHASPYCHIHRNIFDKLS from the coding sequence ATGGAACAACAAGCATATCTAGCTTGCGGATGCTTTTGGGGCTCGCAGGCGCTCTTCGATCAACTAGCAGGAGTCATGCAAACCGAAGTCGGCTACATGGGCGACAACGAAGAACAAGCTCACTATGATATTGTAAAATATGGCACCACCGCCCACAAAGAGACCCTCAAGGTTACTTATAATGCAGACCAAATTTCGTATGAAGCTATCCTCAAGTATTTCTTTGAAATTCATGACTTTAGCCAAGAAGATGGACAAGGTCCTGACATCGGCGAGCAGTATAAAAGTGTCATCTTCTACCAAAATGAGACCGAACACGCTACCGCCCAAGCTATCATCAATCTCCTAAAAAAGCATAAATACCACGTCGCCACCCAGCTCTCACCCGCTATGCCTTTTTATCGCGCCGAGGAATACCATCAAAAGTACTACGCCAAACACCACGCCTCTCCTTATTGCCACATTCATCGAAATATTTTTGATAAATTATCCTAA